In the genome of Cryptomeria japonica chromosome 8, Sugi_1.0, whole genome shotgun sequence, one region contains:
- the LOC131046391 gene encoding uncharacterized protein LOC131046391: MGGFNWQSIREIRHFSHPHILELTSMVGGGQVKSYCRGCNKPIGEELAYHCNPCNFLLHINCSQIPEEINHPADSDHSLDLLSQPWEYGKLPSGCNACRQPITQGFSFHCTSCQLDLHPSCVNLPRKIENPNHPQHDFDLCFIPPYSNKAFKCNVCMKEDQSSWNYHFSICHYDAHVNCTQIPSLRETLLNHTSQDMTQAYVDRMGSYMPTSSGPHHLERGYSLPSRLFSFPRPSSLHSWSSFQMQQQQYQPFQNPYNTTGNMFVKPAITAIMQTVMGSIVQSFMNPGCGGGDGGWGLFKGFNSFGNSADIMESMFSYGFFLVSVIVPYQVMASLLVADTVSSKT, from the exons ATGGGAGGATTCAATTGGCAGAGTATTAGAGAGATTCGTCATTTCAGCCATCCTCATATCTTGGAGCTTACTAGCATGGTAGGAGGGGGGCAAGTTAAGTCCTATTGTAGAGGGTGTAATAAACCCATTGGTGAGGAATTGGCGTACCATTGTAATCCCTGCAATTTTCTTCTTCACATAAACTGTTCACAAATCCCTGAGGAAATCAATCATCCCGCTGATAGTGATCATTCCCTCGATCTGCTGTCTCAGCCCTGGGAGTATGGAAAATTGCCTTCCGGATGCAATGCATGTCGGCAACCCATTACCCAAGGCTTTTCCTTCCACTGCACTAGTTGCCAATTAGATCTGCATCCTTCATGTGTAAATCTGCCCAGGAAAATTGAAAACCCAAATCATCCACAGCATGATTTTGATCTCTGCTTCATTCCTCCCTATTCGAACAAAGCCTTTAAGTGCAATGTCTGCATGAAAGAAGACCAAAGTTCATGGAATTATCACTTTTCTATTTGCCACTACGATGCGCATGTAAATTGTACCCAAATCCCTTCCCTCAGAGAAACCCTGCtgaatcatacttctcaagatatgacccAGGCATATGTGGATCGAATGGGAAGCTATATGCCCACAAGCTCAGGCCCCCATCATTTGGAGAGAGGTTACAGTTTGCCTTCCAGATTGTTTTCTTTTCCTCGCCCATCTTCTCTGCACAGCTGGTCTTCTTTTCAGATGCAGCAGCAGCAGTATCAGCCATTTCAAAATCCATACAACACAACGGGTAATATGTTTGTGAAGCCAGCCATTACAGCCATTATGCAGACCGTTATGGGAAGTATAGTACAAAGTTTTATGAATCCAGGTTGTGGTGGAGGAGATGGTGGGTGGGGTCTTTTTAAAGGATTCAATAGTTTTGGGAATTCAGCTGATATTATGGAATCTATGTTTAGCTATGGATTCTTCTTAGTTTCT GTGATTGTTCCTTATCAAGTTATGGCCAGTTTACTTGTGGCGGACACAGTCTCCAGCAAAACGTGA